Proteins encoded by one window of Salvia splendens isolate huo1 chromosome 14, SspV2, whole genome shotgun sequence:
- the LOC121763843 gene encoding 1-aminocyclopropane-1-carboxylate oxidase homolog 1-like gives MVGVSNVDFDWVKEVKEFDERKTGVKGLVDAGVKEIPRLFVHPQEVIDRYPTAKGAAVELPVIDLTGAESGGARRGEVVEAIGKAAREWGFFSIINHGIPLETMKAMLESIKRFHELPDEEKESLYTYERSKLVKWNSNLPAQKGDPACWRDVLNVVYTNDHLDPNEIPSACRKETEEYVKYMIDVRELMAELFSEALGLPSDYLSKMECMKSQSISCLYYPACPEPHKTLGAPKHSDTTFLTLLIQDTLGGLQMLRDNQWVDVPPVPGALIANFGDLMQILSNDEFISVEHRVLSQLAGPRISVATFSTPSIRAAGKPFGPIKELITKEKPAVYRDFMFEEYFQYYKTKGARVESAFDYYRINK, from the exons ATGGTGGGTGTTAGCAATGTAGATTTCGATTGGGTGAAAGAAGTTAAGGAATTTGACGAAAGAAAAACGGGAGTGAAGGGTCTGGTGGATGCGGGAGTGAAGGAGATTCCCCGTCTTTTCGTGCATCCACAGGAGGTCATAGACCGTTACCCGACAGCCAAGGGTGCAGCGGTGGAGCTGCCCGTGATAGACCTGACTGGGGCAGAGAGTGGGGGAGCAAGGCGGGGGGAAGTGGTGGAGGCGATCGGTAAGGCTGCCAGAGAATGGGGATTCTTCAGCATCATCAACCATGGCATTCCGTTGGAAACAATGAAAGCCATGTTGGAATCTATAAAGAGATTCCACGAGCTCCCAGACGAGGAGAAGGAGTCGCTCTACACATACGAGAGGAGCAAGCTAGTGAAGTGGAACAGCAACCTCCCCGCGCAGAAAGGCGATCCTGCCTGTTGGAGGGATGTTTTGAATGTTGTTTACACTAACGATCATCTTGACCCTAATGAAATTCCTTCAGCCTGCAG GAAGGAAACAGAGGAGTATGTGAAGTACATGATTGATGTGAGGGAACTAATGGCGGAGTTGTTCTCAGAGGCCTTAGGGCTTCCGAGTGATTACTTATCGAAAATGGAGTGCATGAAAAGCCAGTCCATTTCATGCTTGTATTACCCGGCTTGTCCCGAGCCTCACAAGACCTTAGGAGCCCCAAAGCATTCCGACACCACTTTCCTCACCTTGCTCATCCAGGACACCCTCGGTGGCCTCCAGATGCTTCGCGACAACCAATGGGTCGATGTACCACCCGTTCCTGGGGCCCTCATCGCCAACTTCGGTGATCTCATGCAG ATTCTTAGCAACGACGAGTTCATAAGCGTGGAGCACAGAGTGTTGTCCCAGTTGGCGGGGCCGAGGATCTCCGTGGCAACCTTCTCCACACCGAGCATCCGAGCAGCGGGGAAGCCGTTTGGTCCAATCAAAGAGCTGATCACCAAAGAGAAGCCTGCGGTCTATAGAGATTTCATGTTCGAAGAGTACTTCCAATACTACAAAACAAAAGGAGCTCGAGTTGAATCAGCCTTCGATTACTACaggattaataaataa